The genomic stretch GTTCAGCCCCGCTGCCCCACTGGAACCGAATGGCGCGCCTGTACCCCCACCGCCCCCTTGATCTTCTTCAGGGCTACTACCTCCGCCGAGCACTCCGGTAATCGATCTGCCACCATTGTTGATTGTTGCATCGGAATCGCTACCCGCATTCGACGTTGGAGGTGGCGGACGAACACCACAATTACCGCCGCCGGTAAACCCAAAACCGCCTGCACCAGCAAAGCCATGTCCGCCTCCACCGCCGCCGGGTCCCGCATTCACGCCCTGCGCCCTGACCGAGATGGTACTGTTATTTAAAATGATGGGACCGTTAGAAAGGATTGTGACCGGCACGTATCGCGGATTGCCAGGTTGCAATGGATTTGGATTTTGAACGGAGACTGTGATCGTGGCATTGTTTGCAATAAGCTTATCGACGACGATCGTGTTGCCATCGGAGAGCGGACCATACGCACCTTCACCAATTGTGACGTTCCCGGAGAGTGTCGTGAATTGCTGTAGACCAACCACGCGAAAGACCGTGTCTGTATCCGAGCCGTTTGGATTCTTGACCACAAGTGGCACCAACATGGGCGAGTCGCTCGGCATGATGAAGACAGGCACCTGGAGGAGCCGTCCGCTCCAACTCGTTTCGATCGGGCCAATGATGATTCGGTTTGTGTCCGATGCGAATAACAGTCGGCAATCCGTTGAAGCTGGCGCAAGTCCGTCCGCTCCAAACCGTCCAGAGTCGTTCGCCCGTGCAAGCAGCTCAAGAACCACGGTCATTCCCGGCGCGGCCTGATCGGGACGAAGGGCAACGATTTGAGCGGAGGCTGGAAGGATGAAATATGAGGTATGGAATATGAAGCATAGCAGGGCCACGGAAGCAGTTCGCAATTGCCGCAAACGCTTGCCGCCTAAACTCGTGCTACACAATGCTTCACCGTTCATGTTTCATACATCATATGTCATATTCTATTTGACTGCCCTCTCGATGGTAATGTTAACCGTTCTTGAGAAAAATCGTCCCTCGGGTAGTCGGTTATCATAGAGGAGATCGTGAGAGCCCCGACCCTCCGTATGAAGATCGCCGGGAATAGCTGCCTTCTCATCCTTCAAGGCGATTTTTAAACGATCCGCTATTTGTGTTGCCCGATCCTGACTCAACTGGTCGTTGTGAGCAGCATCTCCGGTCTCATCCGTAAACCCCTGCACCAGAACGCGCTGAACTGGGATATGCGCAATCATGTCCGCAGCCCTGCGAACTTCGCGATCATTGCGGCGCTCGACTCGCGACTCATCAAAGCCAAACAAGATCAAACTGAACCGCTCGACTCGCTCCTCTCGGTCGCTTGTGACTCGCTGTATATCCAACGGGATCGCCGAATGTGCGTGAGCGTGATGTCCCGCACTATCGGTAACGTCATATTCGATCGAAAGAGAATCCGACAACTTCGAAAGCAATTCTTCTGTCGGAGCCCACAACTTCTCGGTGGTTGAGGATTTTGCATCGCCATTGAAGGATTGGAACTCCACCCCGCCAGCCTGAATCGACGCATGAGTCCGCAAAATATCTGGTCGCGAAACCGATGGTTTCAGTCGAATCTGATCTGGTGTTGCCAAGTGCTCGATATTCGTCACGACGATCGGGTCATTCACTCGCTCGTCATCCACTCGAAATTCCACTCGCCGGTTTTCGGCCTGGCCTTCGGCTGTCGTGACTGGACTTGGCCGTTCCGGCAACAGCGTTGCCTCACAGCGAATTTTGGTTGGATCGATCTGCCAAACACGCACGAGATAGTCTTTGACACGATTGACTCTGGCATGCGCAAGGGACAATCCTCCGCGTTCGTTGCCACTCGTGCTTCCGATCAGCGTCACTTGTGCCTTCGGGTGCTTTCGCAATCGGTCGCCGAGAATATTCAGCGTCTCTCGGTAGAGGTCCATCAACGCAACACCTTGTCGCTCCGTCGAACCTCGGAAGCTTCGGCTCGCCTCATCGAACGATGCGAATTGCAGGTAACGAGAGGGAAAAATCGATGACCCATCATCGAAGAAGATATAGTTCAGAATCGGATAGGCATTCCTGGTGCGGACTTCTTCAATCGTCATGCGAACGACCTTGGACTCTTTACCACTCTTGCCAACAGCCACTGCTTCGATGGAGGCGGTCAGCGGAGCCACCTCAGGCTCGCGATGAATCACAACCGGAACCTCGCTCTTCACAAACGTTGGAACGGTCTCTAGTCTTGGAGTCAGATCGAACATTAACGATACACCGGCCTTCGCATCGATTCCGCTCCAAAGTGCCGACCTTCCTGCTACAAGCCAATGATAGTCCAGCTCGATGTTTGGCGCCGCACGTAGCGTTCGCGAAAGAGGCACTTCATAGCTTGCAGCAATAGAGAAGCTTGGCAACATCGTCAGCTTGTCGCTTAGTGACCCACTCTGAAGTGTCGTATCTTGCGTATGACTGCTGAGGAATTCCGCTCCAGTCATGTGCTCCGTTTTGGAGTAGCTCCTCGTGATCGAGATTCCAATTGCAGGGCCGGCATGAAGAGCAAAAGCTGGACTCACTTGATACTCAAACCGACCTTCGATGCCAACCGTACTTAGCGTTGCGCTGATCTCGTGCTGAATCGTGAACGTGTCGAGGCTATTTCCGTCGACGCTCAGCCCTTCCGCACGTTGCGTCCAATCGAATTTCGCTTTCCGAAGATCGACAGAGATTGCCGGTGCAAATTTCCACTTCGAAAGATCTCCCCAAAAAGGAATCTCCGCCATCGCCCGGAGACCATAATCGCTGCCGGTCCCCTGATCGAACCGATCACAGCCTGTTTGGAAGATCGGCTCCTGAAAATTGCTGTTCGAGTAACTCGTCAAACCGCCAAACAACTCGAAGCCACCTCGAAGTGGACTATGCTCGATCGTGTAGCGGCTTTCGACGAGGGTATCGCGCAGGACCGTTGTATCCCGTGATGGCGATTGCGCTAGTGCAGCCACCGATCGGAACAGCAGTAAAAGAATCCCAAACGATTTCCATGTCACGATTCCCTTATTAACACCTTCCAGGGTACGGAAATTACATCCTGCAAACAATCACATTCTGGCCACCGGAGAAATCGAAGCCCGCTCCCCTTGCTTAAAGGAGCGGGCTGCGTGGATGATCGATCATCCATCGGGAGAGATCGTGTTACTACGGTGTCAAGTTATCATTTCGTGCCAATCTTCGGTTGATCGAGGATAATCGGACCACCACCAGCTACGCCGCTGACCGGATCTGCCGCTGCCTTCGGAGTGCTCGCAAGCTTAACGCTTTCATGCATCCGATGACGGACAGTAGCGGCGCGCTGGTGGTTATCCTGAACTTGTGGGGTCGGCGCCGCAATAGCGGTCTCAGCCTGGCTCCGATCGAGGGGCGCAACGGGGGACGCTGCATGCATCACAACTGGTGCCGGAGTGACCGGCGCCGGACTAATGACCGAGTGAAGTCCATAACCCGCCATGGCAGAGACACCCAGACCCGCGGCGGTGATGAGCGTGCTCACCTTCGTCGCAAAAATTGTTTTGAAGGCGCTCTTGGTCGCAGCCTGCGTAACCGCCTTCGTCGCTGCTTGCGTTGCAGCATTCGCGTGCTCCGAGCCGACCATTTCGGCGCCGGCAAGGCCAATCGCGGCGAACACCGACCGGCGAAGCGTGTGAGGGGGATTCACAGACGATTCATCGCGGTGCAATACCTTCTTCAGCACCAGCTCTGAGCGGAAGGACTTTCGAAGTCCATCGCTCGCTGCCAGCGAGATGAGGAACTCCTGCTCTTGCTCGAGCGTGAGTTCGTTATCGATGTATGAGCTGATCCGTTCGTCGTGTGTCATTGGCTTTTCTTAAAAGTCTGTTCCACTTTTCAATTCCATCCATGCGGCAATGATCTTGCGGAGCCGCTCCCGTGCTCTGAAGGCCCGGGTCTTTACGGTGACCATCGTGTCTCCCGTAATGTCCGCGATTTCCTGATAGGCATACCCATTGTACTCCCTCAGAACAAATGCCTCTCGCTGTGCCACCGGCAACTGCGCCAGGGCTCGTTCGAAGAGATCTCGTAAATCCGAGTCTTCGACTTCGTGCGTTCGAAGCATGGCATCGAACTCTGCAGAGGCATCTTCCAACGGATCCGGTGTCAGCTTCCGCGATCTCAGCGCGTTCATCGAAAGATTTCGAGCTACCGTAAAAAGCAACCCCGAAAACTTTGTCACGACGGCCTTCTCGTTTCGAAGCCGGTAAATCCGAACCCACACTTCCTGGAACACGTCCTGAGAGTCCTGCTCCGAACTCAAAAGACGTAGGATGTAAAGATACAGTGGCCGCTCGTACAGATCGTACAGCGCGCGGAATGCATCGTCATTTCCATCCAGGAATCGACTGAATAATCCGGTGTCGCGGTCCTTCTGCCGATTTCGAGAGTCGATCTGAACCGTTCCGCGATCCGGTTGGCCCGAAAGCCCCTCGATCGTCGAAACCTTGTCAATCGCGGGCCTTCGCCCTATTCCCGATTTCTGCATCGTAGTCTACAACTGCCGAAATACCCGATTCACGCCCTGCCTTCGCTGATTCCCTTCCATT from Bacteroidota bacterium encodes the following:
- a CDS encoding OmpA family protein; translated protein: MTWKSFGILLLLFRSVAALAQSPSRDTTVLRDTLVESRYTIEHSPLRGGFELFGGLTSYSNSNFQEPIFQTGCDRFDQGTGSDYGLRAMAEIPFWGDLSKWKFAPAISVDLRKAKFDWTQRAEGLSVDGNSLDTFTIQHEISATLSTVGIEGRFEYQVSPAFALHAGPAIGISITRSYSKTEHMTGAEFLSSHTQDTTLQSGSLSDKLTMLPSFSIAASYEVPLSRTLRAAPNIELDYHWLVAGRSALWSGIDAKAGVSLMFDLTPRLETVPTFVKSEVPVVIHREPEVAPLTASIEAVAVGKSGKESKVVRMTIEEVRTRNAYPILNYIFFDDGSSIFPSRYLQFASFDEASRSFRGSTERQGVALMDLYRETLNILGDRLRKHPKAQVTLIGSTSGNERGGLSLAHARVNRVKDYLVRVWQIDPTKIRCEATLLPERPSPVTTAEGQAENRRVEFRVDDERVNDPIVVTNIEHLATPDQIRLKPSVSRPDILRTHASIQAGGVEFQSFNGDAKSSTTEKLWAPTEELLSKLSDSLSIEYDVTDSAGHHAHAHSAIPLDIQRVTSDREERVERFSLILFGFDESRVERRNDREVRRAADMIAHIPVQRVLVQGFTDETGDAAHNDQLSQDRATQIADRLKIALKDEKAAIPGDLHTEGRGSHDLLYDNRLPEGRFFSRTVNITIERAVK
- a CDS encoding RNA polymerase sigma factor yields the protein MQKSGIGRRPAIDKVSTIEGLSGQPDRGTVQIDSRNRQKDRDTGLFSRFLDGNDDAFRALYDLYERPLYLYILRLLSSEQDSQDVFQEVWVRIYRLRNEKAVVTKFSGLLFTVARNLSMNALRSRKLTPDPLEDASAEFDAMLRTHEVEDSDLRDLFERALAQLPVAQREAFVLREYNGYAYQEIADITGDTMVTVKTRAFRARERLRKIIAAWMELKSGTDF